The following coding sequences are from one SAR86 cluster bacterium window:
- the rpiA gene encoding ribose-5-phosphate isomerase RpiA, whose amino-acid sequence MSPKKQAAEYAFESIKNLLDKNFVLGIGTGSTTNYFIELLKEKKPEIKCFVSSSVASTELLKDAGYLEAELNDVGGPDLYIDGADEVNSKLELIKGGGGALTREKIIASASKTFICIIDKSKIVDRFGKFPVAIEVIPMARSFVSRQVVAMGGRPAYRVGFITDNGNQIIDVSNLNFDVPYETESRINRIPGVVENGIFAARKADKIIVADGQKVSELK is encoded by the coding sequence ATGAGCCCTAAAAAACAAGCAGCCGAATATGCCTTTGAATCAATAAAAAATCTGCTGGATAAGAATTTTGTTTTAGGAATCGGTACAGGCTCAACAACTAATTATTTCATTGAATTACTAAAAGAAAAAAAACCTGAAATTAAGTGTTTTGTTTCTAGCTCGGTAGCTAGCACCGAGCTTCTAAAAGATGCCGGTTACTTAGAAGCCGAATTGAACGATGTTGGCGGACCCGATTTATATATTGACGGAGCTGATGAGGTGAACTCAAAATTAGAATTGATAAAAGGCGGAGGTGGAGCTCTTACCAGAGAAAAAATCATTGCATCAGCTTCAAAAACTTTCATCTGTATAATTGATAAATCAAAAATTGTGGACAGATTTGGTAAATTTCCTGTCGCAATAGAAGTTATTCCAATGGCCAGAAGTTTTGTTTCAAGGCAGGTCGTGGCTATGGGAGGAAGGCCAGCTTATAGAGTTGGTTTTATAACTGATAACGGAAATCAGATTATCGATGTTAGTAATTTAAACTTTGATGTCCCTTATGAAACAGAAAGCAGAATTAATAGAATTCCTGGTGTTGTTGAAAATGGAATTTTTGCTGCACGCAAGGCGGATAAGATTATTGTTGCCGATGGGCAGAAAGTGTCCGAATTAAAGTAA
- a CDS encoding Maf family protein, which translates to MASIYLASKSPRRKELLETIGTDFEIFECSFKEEIQPNESVSEFVERNTKEKALHAIAMLQAKNSLMLPVLTADTAVAIDNQIFGKPVNKDHCISMLMELSGRSHKVFTCVALANVESKDYEKVNLNFEVVESEVFFRQLSANECSRYWDTKEPVDKAGGYAIQGYGSAFVEKIIGSYSNIVGLPIFETCRLFEKEKINYWLT; encoded by the coding sequence GTGGCGAGCATCTATCTTGCTTCCAAGTCGCCTCGCAGAAAAGAATTATTGGAAACTATTGGCACTGACTTCGAAATCTTCGAATGTAGCTTTAAAGAAGAAATTCAGCCTAACGAGAGCGTTTCGGAATTTGTAGAGAGAAATACAAAAGAAAAAGCTCTTCATGCAATTGCAATGCTTCAAGCAAAAAACAGTTTGATGCTTCCTGTATTAACTGCTGATACAGCCGTTGCAATAGATAATCAGATTTTCGGTAAACCTGTTAATAAAGACCATTGCATTTCAATGCTTATGGAATTGTCTGGCCGGTCCCATAAAGTTTTCACTTGTGTGGCGTTGGCAAATGTTGAATCTAAAGATTATGAGAAAGTTAACCTTAATTTTGAAGTCGTAGAAAGCGAAGTTTTCTTTAGACAACTTAGTGCTAATGAGTGCAGTAGATATTGGGATACAAAAGAGCCAGTAGACAAAGCAGGTGGATATGCTATTCAAGGATATGGCTCGGCTTTTGTTGAAAAAATAATAGGCAGTTATTCAAACATTGTGGGTTTGCCAATTTTTGAGACTTGCAGACTTTTTGAAAAAGAAAAAATAAATTATTGGCTTACATAG
- the rpmB gene encoding 50S ribosomal protein L28 — translation MSKICQVTGKTPMSGNNVSKAINKTRRRFMPNLHKHRFWVESENRYVSLNVSAKGLRVIDKKGIELVLEEIRARGEKV, via the coding sequence ATGAGCAAAATTTGTCAGGTTACGGGTAAAACACCAATGTCAGGAAACAATGTTTCTAAGGCAATTAATAAGACTAGAAGAAGATTCATGCCTAATCTTCACAAACACCGTTTCTGGGTAGAATCTGAGAACAGATATGTTTCTCTTAATGTGTCGGCTAAGGGTTTAAGAGTGATAGACAAAAAAGGAATTGAATTAGTTCTTGAAGAGATTAGAGCCCGAGGAGAAAAAGTATGA
- a CDS encoding glutathione peroxidase, whose translation MKVLFLTILTVFSLSTLSFGPKSDSIECPTYLDHEIRILDSQSYENLCKYKDKVIMVVNVASRCGFTYQYENLQKLYTKYNDEDFVILGFPSRDFMYQEYNDEEKVKEFCNSNYGVSFPLFATSSVKGDKANDFYKSLNAKTGKAPSWNFTKILISKNGKETHVFSSNVEPDDLSILSKIEKLL comes from the coding sequence ATGAAAGTTTTATTTTTGACAATTTTGACTGTTTTCTCATTATCGACCCTTTCTTTTGGGCCAAAAAGCGATTCAATCGAATGTCCTACATATTTAGACCATGAAATAAGAATCCTTGATTCGCAAAGTTATGAGAATCTTTGTAAGTACAAAGATAAGGTGATCATGGTGGTCAATGTTGCAAGTAGATGTGGTTTTACTTATCAATATGAAAATCTTCAAAAACTTTACACTAAATATAATGACGAAGATTTTGTAATTTTAGGATTCCCTTCAAGAGACTTCATGTATCAAGAATACAATGACGAAGAAAAGGTAAAAGAATTCTGTAATTCAAATTACGGGGTTTCTTTCCCACTTTTTGCCACTTCAAGTGTTAAGGGCGATAAAGCAAACGATTTCTATAAAAGTTTAAATGCCAAAACTGGAAAGGCGCCTTCCTGGAATTTCACAAAAATTCTTATATCCAAAAATGGAAAGGAAACTCATGTCTTCTCAAGCAACGTTGAACCCGATGATTTGTCTATTTTGAGCAAAATAGAAAAATTACTTTAA
- the ilvA gene encoding threonine ammonia-lyase, biosynthetic, whose amino-acid sequence MLKKSRKYVNKINNSRVYDVAIRSPITKAENLSSNLKNKIFLKREDLQPTHSFKIRGAYNKISHLVNKDNLNHIVTASAGNHAQGVAYSARKLKIKATIFMPRTTPSIKIEEVKKMKSEVVLVGDNFDESLDSALKFCKKQKLPFIHPFDDPEVISGQGTIGKEIIEDFQEKIDVIFVAVGGGGLISGLGAYIKSFNPKIKIVAVEAEDAAGLYKSLEIGKRIKLDKVGLFADGAAAKQIGLNNYQLIKEWLDDSITVSTDEICAAVKDTFAETRTVPEPTGALALAGLKKYISKRKIKNKNLIATYCGSNLNFESLAHIVERSKMGEEKELIFSVEIPEEKGSFRKLCKAVGQKNITEFSYRIDSEKVGKILLGLELSGDKKNKIAFMKSMKNKKFNLLDLSNDEISKVHLRYMTGGRPSQFPKGKIEEVFKVDFPERPGALMEFLNLLKDKWNITLFHYKNQGSIYGGALVGFSIEEIELEDLQKDLLKIEYPFVRVTKNKGYQAFLK is encoded by the coding sequence ATGCTTAAAAAAAGTAGAAAATATGTAAATAAAATAAACAATTCAAGAGTTTATGACGTGGCAATTCGCTCACCAATTACTAAAGCAGAAAATTTATCTTCGAATTTAAAAAATAAAATTTTTCTCAAAAGAGAGGATTTGCAGCCTACGCATTCTTTCAAAATCAGAGGAGCTTACAATAAAATTAGTCACTTAGTTAACAAAGACAATTTAAATCATATCGTGACCGCTTCCGCTGGAAACCATGCGCAAGGCGTTGCCTACTCAGCTAGAAAATTAAAAATTAAAGCTACAATTTTTATGCCAAGAACAACGCCGTCCATAAAAATAGAGGAAGTAAAAAAAATGAAATCAGAAGTTGTTTTAGTTGGAGACAACTTTGACGAATCTCTTGACTCTGCTTTAAAATTTTGTAAAAAACAGAAATTACCCTTCATTCACCCTTTTGACGATCCAGAAGTTATTTCTGGTCAAGGAACTATTGGAAAAGAAATAATTGAAGACTTTCAAGAAAAAATTGATGTTATTTTTGTTGCCGTTGGTGGAGGCGGTCTTATTTCAGGACTTGGTGCCTACATAAAATCGTTCAATCCTAAAATAAAAATTGTTGCAGTGGAGGCAGAAGATGCTGCAGGTTTATATAAATCTTTAGAAATCGGAAAAAGAATTAAATTAGATAAAGTTGGGCTTTTTGCTGACGGGGCAGCAGCAAAACAAATCGGCTTAAATAATTATCAATTGATTAAAGAATGGTTAGATGACTCAATTACTGTGAGTACCGACGAGATTTGTGCTGCCGTTAAAGATACTTTTGCAGAGACTCGAACTGTACCTGAACCGACAGGAGCTTTAGCGTTAGCGGGTTTAAAAAAATACATTTCAAAAAGAAAAATTAAAAATAAGAACTTAATTGCCACTTATTGTGGATCCAATTTAAATTTTGAATCTTTAGCTCACATAGTAGAAAGGTCAAAAATGGGTGAAGAAAAAGAATTAATTTTTAGCGTAGAAATACCAGAAGAAAAAGGAAGTTTTCGTAAGCTTTGTAAAGCAGTGGGTCAAAAAAATATAACGGAATTTAGCTATAGAATTGATAGTGAAAAAGTTGGCAAAATTTTGCTCGGACTTGAACTATCTGGAGATAAAAAAAATAAGATTGCATTTATGAAAAGTATGAAGAATAAAAAATTCAATTTATTGGATTTGAGCAATGACGAAATTTCTAAGGTACACCTGAGATACATGACCGGAGGCAGGCCGAGTCAATTTCCAAAAGGAAAAATTGAAGAGGTTTTTAAAGTTGACTTTCCTGAGAGACCTGGTGCATTGATGGAATTTTTGAACCTACTTAAGGATAAATGGAACATAACTTTGTTTCATTACAAGAATCAAGGTTCTATCTATGGAGGAGCCTTGGTTGGCTTCTCTATCGAGGAAATAGAATTAGAAGATTTACAGAAAGATTTATTAAAAATTGAATATCCTTTTGTTAGAGTTACTAAAAATAAAGGATATCAAGCTTTTTTAAAATAG
- the lnt gene encoding apolipoprotein N-acyltransferase → MILKIGYSFFLGSLLIIAFEPFNVWALAFIVPFLLKLSIENKSPLATGLIGYFFGLGFWLFGVFWIENSINVYGGADIFTSTALTVLLTLFLSLFQGVSFFLFGLLKRNNLFSDFLLFPSIWVLSEWLREFIFSGFPWLYLGYSSLNNFLVNGYVPILGVFGASFIIVTLSMSLKVLFFNYQRPLSKPFIFSISLILFFYVSNTFLKDINWTEPKEVVDVVLVQPNIGIKEKWTSEGEQESSNLLNTTLFNESSRLINDSKVPKLFFFPEAFLPGKFSNFQILLKPILSLTERANIGVTLGAISENEENYELFNSLISFGIIEGKYNKEKLVPFGEYVPSKFFDKFFNFFNFNRPQINSGEDNKIFESKDFSFYGSICYEVAYQDLYLKYAAKSNFLFTASNDAWFGQTIGPHQHLQIARFRALESRKPLIRSTTSGISAIVNTKGEILKFIELDNDANEKNNPEFISHRLTIFEGTTPFIRYGKMPLLFLITFILIIFGLFKLKEKV, encoded by the coding sequence ATGATCTTAAAAATAGGTTATTCTTTTTTTCTTGGCAGTCTATTGATAATTGCCTTCGAGCCATTCAATGTTTGGGCGTTAGCCTTTATAGTCCCTTTTCTTTTAAAACTTAGTATTGAAAATAAGAGCCCATTAGCTACTGGTTTAATTGGTTACTTTTTTGGATTAGGTTTCTGGCTTTTTGGAGTTTTCTGGATTGAAAACAGTATAAATGTCTATGGAGGAGCTGATATTTTTACTTCCACAGCATTAACTGTTCTATTAACTTTATTTTTGTCTTTGTTTCAAGGAGTATCTTTTTTTTTGTTCGGACTTTTAAAAAGAAATAACCTTTTTAGTGACTTTCTTTTATTTCCATCGATATGGGTATTATCAGAGTGGCTGAGAGAATTCATATTTTCTGGATTTCCTTGGCTTTATTTGGGCTACTCGAGTTTAAATAACTTCTTAGTAAACGGATACGTTCCAATTCTTGGTGTTTTTGGTGCAAGTTTTATTATCGTAACACTTTCCATGTCTCTAAAAGTTTTATTTTTTAATTACCAAAGACCGCTATCTAAACCGTTCATCTTTTCAATCTCTCTTATTTTATTTTTTTATGTTTCGAATACTTTCCTCAAAGATATTAATTGGACAGAACCAAAAGAAGTGGTTGATGTTGTTTTAGTTCAACCCAATATCGGAATAAAAGAAAAATGGACTTCCGAGGGTGAGCAAGAATCTTCAAATTTACTAAATACTACTTTGTTCAATGAATCGTCGAGGTTAATTAATGATTCAAAAGTACCGAAATTATTCTTTTTCCCTGAGGCTTTTCTCCCAGGCAAGTTTTCAAACTTTCAAATTTTACTCAAACCAATCTTGTCTTTAACCGAAAGAGCAAACATTGGGGTAACTTTGGGAGCAATATCAGAAAATGAAGAGAATTATGAACTCTTTAACTCTTTGATCAGTTTTGGAATTATTGAAGGCAAATACAACAAGGAAAAACTAGTGCCTTTTGGTGAATATGTTCCATCTAAGTTTTTCGATAAGTTTTTTAATTTTTTTAATTTTAACAGGCCTCAAATAAATTCTGGGGAAGATAACAAAATTTTTGAAAGTAAAGATTTTTCATTTTATGGTTCAATTTGCTATGAGGTTGCCTATCAAGATCTCTATTTGAAATATGCTGCAAAAAGTAATTTCTTGTTTACAGCTAGTAATGATGCGTGGTTCGGCCAAACTATTGGTCCACATCAACATTTACAAATAGCTAGATTTAGAGCTTTAGAAAGTAGGAAACCTTTAATACGAAGTACAACTAGTGGAATAAGTGCAATCGTTAACACTAAGGGAGAAATTCTCAAATTTATTGAGCTCGATAACGACGCAAACGAAAAAAATAATCCAGAATTTATTTCTCATAGACTCACCATCTTCGAGGGGACGACTCCTTTCATAAGGTACGGTAAAATGCCTCTATTGTTTCTTATAACCTTTATATTAATAATTTTTGGTTTATTTAAATTAAAAGAAAAAGTATGA
- the dut gene encoding dUTP diphosphatase has translation MIRWLITRILGFFLPSLLSSLFKNKEINETSEIEIQFKILDKRLGNEIPLPKFQTKGSAAIDLRTNITSSYTLKPNETKLFSTGFAIHISDEKFAALILPRSGLGHKEGIVLGNLSGLIDSDYQGEIMVSLWNRSEREFRVEPGDRIAQMLFLSVFSPNFKLVSDFQESERGIEGFGSSGKI, from the coding sequence ATGATTAGATGGCTTATTACCAGGATTTTAGGATTTTTCTTGCCTTCTTTACTTTCAAGTTTATTTAAAAACAAAGAAATTAATGAAACGAGCGAAATAGAAATTCAATTTAAAATTTTAGATAAACGTTTAGGCAACGAAATACCTTTACCAAAATTTCAAACAAAGGGTTCAGCAGCCATTGACCTCAGAACAAACATTACTTCAAGTTACACTTTAAAACCAAATGAAACTAAATTATTTTCAACAGGATTTGCTATACACATTAGTGATGAAAAGTTCGCAGCATTAATTCTTCCTCGATCCGGTTTAGGTCATAAAGAAGGAATAGTTCTGGGAAATCTGTCGGGATTGATTGACTCTGATTATCAAGGAGAAATTATGGTTTCCCTTTGGAATAGATCTGAAAGAGAATTCAGAGTTGAACCCGGCGATAGAATTGCGCAGATGCTTTTTTTAAGTGTTTTTTCACCAAATTTTAAATTGGTGTCTGATTTTCAAGAGTCAGAAAGGGGAATTGAAGGATTTGGATCTTCTGGTAAGATTTGA
- a CDS encoding cell division protein ZapA translates to MSKDEEEIISIKVAGVDYQLHCPKDEQRGLINAADYLNKKIRKIKRQAKFLSIEKASILAGLEVTNELLNSDKIELNDTQESAEAAKEEIAENSYSEKSQLEEKATEPEKKTDDLSIKLVSEISELSKL, encoded by the coding sequence ATGAGTAAAGACGAAGAAGAAATTATTTCAATTAAAGTCGCAGGAGTAGATTATCAATTACATTGCCCCAAGGACGAGCAACGCGGCCTAATTAATGCTGCGGATTACTTAAATAAAAAAATCAGAAAAATTAAAAGGCAAGCAAAGTTTTTAAGTATAGAGAAGGCTTCGATATTAGCTGGCCTTGAAGTCACTAATGAACTTTTAAACTCGGATAAAATAGAATTGAATGATACACAAGAATCAGCAGAAGCTGCTAAAGAAGAAATTGCTGAAAACTCATATTCAGAAAAGTCTCAATTAGAAGAGAAAGCCACTGAACCTGAAAAGAAAACAGATGATTTGAGTATAAAACTAGTTTCTGAGATTTCTGAACTATCCAAATTATAA
- a CDS encoding L,D-transpeptidase yields the protein MKITKIFFISFFFVSCATTMYENDLDFDLVENFVKKNQKSDLILINIDQQKLFFKTRFRTISFSISSSAFGIGNQMNSFQTPLGEHIVAEKIGEDLPLGAVLKGRKWTKEVVVPIKDVIDIPEDVITSRILWLDGVEQGINKGGDVDSKKRFIYIHGTAEEGLIGKPASLGCIRMKNKDVIKLFNRVKENTKVLIYSKKATYL from the coding sequence ATGAAAATAACAAAGATTTTTTTTATCTCTTTTTTCTTTGTCAGTTGTGCCACAACCATGTATGAAAATGATTTAGATTTTGACTTAGTTGAAAACTTTGTAAAAAAAAATCAAAAAAGCGATTTGATACTAATCAATATTGATCAACAGAAACTTTTTTTTAAAACAAGATTTAGAACTATTAGTTTTTCAATTTCGTCGTCTGCGTTTGGAATAGGAAACCAAATGAATAGTTTTCAGACTCCTTTGGGAGAACATATCGTTGCAGAAAAAATAGGTGAAGATTTACCTTTGGGAGCCGTCCTAAAAGGAAGAAAATGGACCAAAGAAGTAGTAGTTCCAATAAAAGATGTAATAGATATACCAGAAGATGTAATTACTTCAAGAATTCTTTGGTTGGATGGGGTTGAACAAGGAATTAATAAAGGTGGTGATGTAGATTCAAAAAAAAGATTCATTTATATACATGGGACCGCCGAAGAAGGCTTGATAGGAAAACCAGCCTCTCTAGGATGTATAAGGATGAAGAATAAGGATGTAATTAAATTGTTTAATCGGGTTAAAGAGAATACAAAAGTCTTGATTTATAGTAAAAAAGCAACATATCTTTAA
- the coaBC gene encoding bifunctional phosphopantothenoylcysteine decarboxylase/phosphopantothenate--cysteine ligase CoaBC, with product MSNLTNKNILLCVTGGIAAYKAAELVRLLKTSNAFVKVLMTKSAQEFITPLTMQALSGEKVHTDLLSTEAEAAMGHIELAKWCDLIVIAPCSANSLSKIAEGRGDDLLSAVCLATESKIFIAPAMNQAMWKDKRTQKNLSKSIKAGLNVIGPASGEQACGDVGDGRMTEPTDIVSEVEKTLEKGLLTGKKVIITAGPTQEMIDPVRYISNKSSGKMGFSLAEEVKNQGALVTLISGPVNLKTPEKVKRHDVLSADEMKLKVEELIEDCDIFISAAAVSDFKPKEIYKNKIKKKENEKHLNLKMDKNSDILKVISEKNLNLKTVGFAAETENLLSNAKKKLSQKKLDLIVANDVSNKDIGFDSDENEVTLITKKEQKKIKKASKKIVSKKIVEFIASRVVND from the coding sequence ATGAGCAATCTTACAAATAAAAATATACTTTTATGTGTGACTGGTGGTATTGCTGCTTATAAGGCTGCAGAATTAGTCAGGTTATTGAAAACTTCAAATGCTTTTGTAAAAGTTTTGATGACAAAAAGCGCTCAAGAATTTATTACACCTTTAACAATGCAAGCCTTATCAGGAGAAAAAGTTCATACAGACTTACTAAGCACAGAAGCTGAAGCAGCCATGGGACATATAGAGCTTGCTAAATGGTGTGATTTAATAGTAATTGCCCCATGTTCTGCAAATTCTTTATCAAAAATTGCTGAAGGCAGAGGAGACGATCTTTTGTCTGCAGTTTGTCTTGCTACAGAGAGTAAAATTTTTATTGCGCCTGCAATGAATCAAGCAATGTGGAAAGACAAAAGAACTCAAAAAAACCTGAGTAAGAGTATCAAAGCCGGATTAAATGTAATTGGACCGGCATCTGGAGAACAAGCTTGCGGAGATGTTGGAGATGGTCGGATGACAGAACCTACTGATATTGTTTCTGAGGTAGAAAAAACCTTGGAAAAAGGTCTGTTGACAGGAAAAAAAGTCATTATTACCGCAGGTCCAACTCAAGAAATGATCGATCCTGTTAGATATATATCCAATAAAAGTTCTGGGAAGATGGGATTTTCGCTAGCAGAGGAAGTAAAAAACCAAGGTGCATTAGTAACCTTGATTTCTGGACCGGTAAATTTAAAAACTCCAGAAAAAGTAAAAAGACATGATGTTTTATCAGCTGATGAGATGAAATTAAAGGTAGAAGAGTTAATTGAAGATTGTGATATTTTTATTTCTGCGGCTGCAGTTTCTGATTTTAAACCAAAAGAAATTTACAAAAATAAAATAAAAAAGAAAGAAAACGAAAAACATTTAAATTTGAAAATGGATAAAAATTCTGACATTTTAAAAGTTATTTCTGAAAAAAATTTAAATTTAAAAACAGTAGGATTTGCTGCAGAAACTGAAAATTTATTATCGAATGCGAAGAAAAAACTTTCTCAAAAAAAATTAGACCTAATAGTAGCAAATGATGTTTCCAATAAAGATATTGGGTTTGATTCCGACGAAAATGAAGTAACTTTGATAACAAAAAAAGAACAAAAAAAAATAAAAAAAGCCTCTAAAAAGATTGTTTCAAAAAAAATTGTAGAATTTATAGCATCTAGGGTGGTTAATGATTAG
- the rpmG gene encoding 50S ribosomal protein L33 has protein sequence MREKIKLVSSAGTGHYYTTDKNKTNTPDKIEIKKFDPVVRKHVIYKEDKIK, from the coding sequence ATGAGAGAAAAAATTAAATTAGTATCTTCCGCTGGAACGGGACACTATTACACTACAGACAAAAATAAAACAAACACTCCAGATAAAATAGAGATTAAAAAATTCGATCCTGTTGTAAGAAAACACGTAATTTATAAGGAAGACAAAATAAAATAG
- a CDS encoding 5-formyltetrahydrofolate cyclo-ligase — translation MQKERAREFIKDKFAQITEHEKKTFNDNIFKNFVELFDLKEPLRIGSYISKENEVSSEQINNYILEKGSELFLPKIYENQKLKKIKFFRFFKNDSLIKGKYNLLEPKSLRKPIKPNYLDFIIIPVRAINKGNKRLGFGGGFYDRSLKNVDKLKFLSLCYEFQLNLSFKSDYHDLELTTLIYPRGYFKKA, via the coding sequence ATGCAAAAAGAAAGAGCAAGGGAATTCATCAAAGATAAGTTTGCTCAAATTACAGAGCATGAAAAAAAGACTTTTAATGACAATATTTTTAAAAATTTTGTCGAGTTATTTGACCTAAAAGAACCTCTTAGAATTGGTTCATACATTTCTAAAGAAAATGAAGTCTCTTCAGAACAAATTAATAATTATATTTTAGAAAAAGGTTCTGAGCTTTTTCTTCCAAAGATATATGAAAATCAAAAACTAAAAAAAATAAAATTTTTTCGATTTTTTAAAAATGACTCTTTAATCAAAGGAAAATATAATTTATTGGAACCAAAAAGTTTAAGAAAACCTATTAAACCAAATTATCTAGATTTCATAATAATTCCAGTAAGAGCTATCAATAAAGGCAATAAACGGTTAGGTTTTGGGGGCGGTTTTTACGACAGAAGCTTAAAAAACGTCGATAAACTAAAATTTCTCTCTTTATGCTATGAATTTCAATTAAACCTATCTTTCAAGTCAGATTATCATGATTTAGAGTTAACTACTCTAATCTACCCACGAGGCTATTTTAAAAAAGCTTGA